Proteins encoded together in one Bradyrhizobium sp. CB82 window:
- a CDS encoding bifunctional (p)ppGpp synthetase/guanosine-3',5'-bis(diphosphate) 3'-pyrophosphohydrolase, whose amino-acid sequence MVYRRRRFTQMEAATESVAVAPTAPTAARPPKPRARMMRQYDLVERVRSYNPNTNEDLLNRAYVYAMKAHGSQTRASGDPYFSHPLEVAAILTDLKLDDATIVAALLHDTIEDTEATRAEIDQIFGPEIGALVEGLTKLKRLELVSREAKQAENLRKLLLAIADDVRVLLVKLADRLHNMRTLEFVPPESRRRIAEETLDIYAPLAGRMGMQQMREELEDLSFRTLDPEAYNVVMQRLDALAERNRNLIGEIEAQLSNNLRHRGLGARVYGRRKKPFSIWTKMERKSVGFEQLSDIFGFRVVVNDIEACYRALGIVHTTWPVVPGRFKDYISTPKQNDYRSIHTTVIGPGNQRVELQIRTEEMDQIAERGIAAHVFYKEGAGSPTEFLKRESNAFAWLRHTVGILSESTNPEEFLEHTKLELFHDQVFCFTPKGKLIALPRHANVIDFAYAVHTDVGNSAVGCKINGKFAPLSSELQNGDEVEVLTSEAQSAPPSAWESLAVTGKARAAIRRATRTAVRDQYAGLGRRIVERLFERAKIDYADDKLKGALPRLARSSIDDVMAAVGRGEIKASDVARAMYPDYKEERVGRYAKKGLAAKLKETVAPAPPRAPSAIPIRGINSDLPVKFAPNGGAVPGDRIVGIVTPGEGITIYPIQAPALKDFEEEPERWLDVRWDIEDTAPQRFPARIKVENVNEPGALAQIATVIAEHDGNIDNISMQRRSPDFTETTIDLEVYDLKHLSAIIAQLRAKAVVARVERVNG is encoded by the coding sequence ATGGTGTATCGGCGTCGCAGATTTACGCAGATGGAGGCCGCGACCGAATCGGTCGCCGTGGCCCCGACTGCGCCGACGGCGGCGCGGCCTCCAAAGCCGCGGGCGCGGATGATGAGGCAATATGACCTCGTCGAACGAGTTCGCTCTTATAACCCCAACACCAACGAAGACCTGCTGAACCGCGCCTATGTCTACGCCATGAAGGCGCACGGTTCGCAGACCCGCGCCTCGGGCGATCCGTACTTCTCCCACCCGCTCGAAGTGGCGGCGATCCTCACCGACCTGAAGCTCGACGACGCCACGATCGTCGCAGCGCTGCTGCATGACACGATCGAGGACACCGAGGCGACGCGTGCCGAGATCGACCAGATATTCGGCCCCGAGATTGGCGCGCTGGTCGAGGGCCTGACCAAGCTGAAGCGGCTGGAGCTGGTGTCGCGCGAGGCCAAGCAGGCCGAGAACCTGCGCAAGCTCCTGCTGGCAATCGCCGACGACGTTCGCGTCCTCCTGGTCAAGCTCGCCGATCGTCTCCACAACATGCGCACGCTGGAATTCGTGCCACCGGAATCGCGCCGCCGGATCGCCGAGGAGACGCTCGACATCTATGCGCCGCTCGCGGGCCGGATGGGTATGCAGCAGATGCGTGAGGAGCTGGAGGACCTGTCCTTCCGCACCCTCGATCCCGAAGCCTACAACGTGGTGATGCAGCGGCTCGATGCGCTGGCCGAGCGCAACCGTAATTTGATCGGCGAGATCGAGGCCCAGCTCTCCAACAATCTGCGCCACAGGGGCCTCGGCGCGCGCGTCTATGGTCGCCGCAAGAAACCGTTTTCGATCTGGACCAAGATGGAGCGCAAGTCGGTCGGCTTCGAGCAATTGTCCGACATCTTCGGCTTCCGCGTCGTGGTCAACGACATCGAGGCCTGCTACCGCGCGCTCGGCATCGTCCACACCACCTGGCCGGTCGTGCCGGGCCGTTTCAAGGACTACATCTCGACGCCCAAGCAGAACGACTATCGCTCGATCCACACCACGGTGATCGGCCCCGGCAACCAGCGCGTCGAGCTCCAGATCCGCACCGAGGAGATGGACCAGATCGCCGAGCGCGGCATCGCCGCGCACGTCTTCTACAAGGAAGGCGCCGGCTCGCCGACGGAGTTCCTGAAGCGCGAATCCAATGCCTTTGCATGGCTGCGGCATACCGTCGGAATTCTTTCCGAGAGCACAAATCCCGAGGAATTCCTCGAGCACACCAAGCTCGAATTGTTCCACGACCAGGTGTTCTGCTTCACGCCCAAGGGCAAGCTGATCGCGCTGCCGCGCCATGCCAATGTGATCGACTTCGCCTATGCGGTGCACACCGACGTTGGCAACAGCGCCGTCGGCTGCAAGATCAACGGCAAGTTCGCACCGCTGTCATCGGAGCTCCAGAACGGCGACGAGGTCGAGGTTTTGACCTCGGAGGCGCAATCGGCGCCGCCGTCGGCGTGGGAATCGCTTGCCGTCACCGGCAAGGCGCGCGCGGCGATCCGGCGCGCCACCCGCACTGCGGTGCGTGACCAATACGCCGGCCTCGGCCGGCGCATCGTCGAGCGCCTGTTCGAGCGCGCCAAGATCGACTACGCCGACGACAAGCTGAAGGGCGCGCTGCCGCGCCTTGCCCGCTCCTCGATCGATGACGTGATGGCGGCGGTCGGACGCGGCGAGATCAAGGCCTCTGACGTCGCGCGCGCGATGTATCCGGACTACAAGGAAGAGCGGGTCGGGCGTTACGCGAAGAAGGGGCTGGCCGCCAAGCTCAAGGAGACGGTGGCGCCGGCGCCGCCGCGCGCGCCATCGGCGATCCCGATCCGCGGCATCAATTCCGACCTGCCGGTGAAGTTCGCGCCGAACGGCGGCGCCGTGCCGGGCGACCGCATCGTCGGCATCGTCACCCCGGGCGAGGGCATCACCATCTATCCGATCCAGGCGCCGGCCTTGAAGGATTTCGAGGAGGAACCGGAGCGCTGGCTCGACGTGCGCTGGGACATCGAGGATACCGCTCCGCAGCGCTTCCCGGCCCGCATCAAGGTCGAGAACGTCAACGAGCCCGGCGCGCTCGCGCAGATCGCGACCGTGATCGCCGAGCACGACGGCAATATCGACAATATCAGCATGCAGCGCCGCTCGCCGGATTTCACCGAGACGACCATCGATCTCGAGGTCTATGACCTGAAGCACCTGAGCGCGATCATAGCCCAGTTGCGCGCAAAGGCGGTCGTCGCCCGCGTCGAACGTGTTAATGGATAG
- the rpoZ gene encoding DNA-directed RNA polymerase subunit omega → MARVTVEDCIDKVDNRFDLVLLAAHRARMISSGSQLTVDRDNDKNPVVSLREIADQTISPEDLREELVHSLQKFVEVDEPEPDTVPLIGSAGASVDADDTEVAVERMTEEELLKGLEGLAPPEEQPEEDE, encoded by the coding sequence ATGGCTCGCGTCACCGTAGAAGATTGTATCGACAAGGTCGACAACCGGTTTGACCTCGTCCTGCTGGCCGCCCACCGCGCCCGCATGATTTCGTCCGGTTCACAACTAACGGTTGACCGGGATAACGACAAGAACCCCGTTGTCTCTCTGCGCGAAATTGCCGACCAGACCATTTCGCCGGAGGATCTGCGCGAGGAGCTGGTCCACTCCCTCCAGAAATTCGTCGAGGTGGACGAGCCTGAGCCCGATACCGTGCCTTTGATCGGTTCCGCTGGCGCCAGCGTCGATGCCGACGATACCGAGGTCGCTGTCGAACGCATGACGGAAGAGGAGCTCCTGAAGGGTCTCGAGGGCCTTGCGCCGCCCGAGGAGCAGCCCGAGGAGGACGAGTAA
- a CDS encoding NYN domain-containing protein → MSPSPTNKIALFIDGANLYATAKTLGFDIDYKRLLKEFQSRGTLLRAFYYTAIIEDQEYSSIRPLIDWLDYNGYTVVTKATKEFIDASGRRKVKGNMDIELAVDAMELAEHIDQMVLFSGDGDFRSLVEAVQRRGVRVTVISTIASQPPMIADELRRQADVFTDLVELQSKLGRDPSERPAPRERGDREARHHAPQFLQRATTMAPRGDDDFDE, encoded by the coding sequence ATGTCACCTTCTCCAACCAATAAGATCGCGCTCTTCATCGATGGAGCCAATCTGTATGCGACGGCAAAAACGCTGGGTTTCGATATCGATTACAAGCGCCTGCTGAAGGAATTCCAGAGCCGGGGGACGCTTCTGCGCGCGTTCTATTACACTGCCATCATCGAGGATCAGGAATACTCCTCGATACGTCCGCTGATCGACTGGCTCGACTACAACGGCTACACCGTCGTCACCAAGGCCACGAAGGAATTCATCGACGCCAGCGGCCGCCGCAAGGTCAAGGGCAACATGGATATCGAGCTCGCGGTGGACGCCATGGAGCTTGCCGAGCACATCGACCAGATGGTGCTGTTCTCCGGTGACGGCGATTTCCGTTCTCTGGTCGAGGCCGTGCAGCGCCGCGGCGTGCGCGTCACCGTCATCTCCACCATCGCCAGCCAGCCTCCGATGATCGCCGACGAGCTGCGCCGCCAGGCCGACGTCTTCACCGACCTCGTCGAGCTCCAGTCCAAGCTCGGCCGCGACCCGTCCGAACGCCCGGCTCCGCGCGAGCGTGGCGACCGCGAAGCACGTCATCACGCCCCGCAGTTCCTCCAGCGCGCGACCACGATGGCGCCGAGGGGCGATGACGATTTCGACGAGTGA
- a CDS encoding uracil-DNA glycosylase, which produces MTISTSEAARSSRQSATVVPDRDCPLCPRLVSFREANRAREPSWHNAPVAPFGDAKARLLIVGLAPGMQGANRTGRPFTGDYAGDLLYATLIEHGFAKGTYRARPDDGLKLVDCRIANAVHCVPPQNKPLPAEINTCRRFLAANLETMPNLRAIVALGRIAHDTVLKPLGLKGAQAPFGHGAVHQAGPFRLYDSYHCSRYNTNTGVLTPEMFRKVFAKVKADLD; this is translated from the coding sequence ATGACGATTTCGACGAGTGAAGCGGCCCGGTCAAGCCGCCAGTCTGCCACCGTCGTACCCGACCGTGACTGCCCGCTCTGTCCGCGCCTGGTCTCCTTTCGCGAGGCGAACCGGGCGCGCGAGCCGTCCTGGCACAACGCTCCCGTTGCGCCCTTCGGTGACGCCAAGGCGCGCCTGCTGATCGTCGGTCTTGCGCCGGGGATGCAGGGTGCCAACCGCACGGGTCGCCCTTTCACGGGCGACTATGCCGGCGACCTGCTCTACGCAACGCTGATCGAACACGGATTTGCCAAGGGGACCTATCGGGCGCGGCCTGACGACGGCCTGAAGCTGGTCGACTGCCGGATCGCCAATGCGGTGCATTGCGTGCCGCCGCAGAACAAGCCGCTGCCGGCAGAGATCAACACCTGCCGCCGCTTCCTCGCCGCGAACCTTGAGACGATGCCGAACCTGCGTGCCATCGTCGCGCTGGGACGGATTGCGCACGATACCGTGCTCAAGCCGCTGGGCCTCAAAGGCGCGCAGGCGCCGTTCGGTCACGGCGCGGTCCACCAGGCCGGCCCGTTCAGGCTCTACGACAGCTATCACTGCTCCCGCTACAACACGAACACCGGCGTGCTGACGCCGGAGATGTTCCGCAAGGTGTTCGCTAAGGTGAAGGCCGATCTCGACTAG
- a CDS encoding peroxiredoxin, whose product MNQRSLLEVDWSKIPAPTDDGRAAHLKGLTIPPVSLRATDDTSVTLSALRGRTVVFGYPRTGEPGKIALVDDWDMIPGARGCTPQTCAFRDLFAELKAAGTGHVFGLSTQSNDYQTEMASRLHLPFPVLSDEKLKLTRALNLPTMQVAGLTLIKRLALIIDDAKITHVFYPVFPPDRNAGDVLDWLKANPVKA is encoded by the coding sequence ATGAACCAGCGAAGCCTGCTCGAGGTGGACTGGAGCAAGATCCCGGCGCCGACCGACGATGGCCGCGCGGCGCATCTGAAGGGCCTGACGATCCCGCCGGTCAGCCTGCGCGCGACCGACGATACGTCGGTGACGCTGTCGGCGCTCCGCGGCCGCACCGTGGTGTTCGGCTATCCGCGCACCGGCGAGCCGGGCAAGATTGCGCTGGTCGACGACTGGGACATGATCCCCGGCGCGCGCGGCTGCACGCCGCAGACCTGCGCATTCCGCGACCTCTTCGCCGAACTGAAGGCGGCCGGGACGGGCCACGTGTTCGGGCTCTCGACCCAGAGCAACGATTACCAGACCGAGATGGCCTCGCGGCTGCATCTGCCGTTCCCGGTGCTGTCAGACGAAAAGCTCAAGCTGACCCGCGCGCTCAACCTGCCGACGATGCAGGTTGCGGGGCTGACGCTGATCAAGCGGCTTGCGCTGATCATCGACGACGCGAAAATTACGCACGTCTTCTATCCGGTGTTCCCGCCGGACCGGAACGCCGGCGACGTGCTGGACTGGCTGAAGGCCAATCCGGTCAAGGCCTAG
- the smpB gene encoding SsrA-binding protein SmpB, producing the protein MADKNERPIKVVAENRKARFNYAIEDTVEAGIALTGTEVKSIRNGKSTIAESYADSKNGEIWLINATIPEYLQGNRFNHEPKRPRKLLLHRRQINKLIGAVDREGMTLIPLKLYFNERGRAKLQLAVAKGKKLHDKRESEKKRDWGREKGRLMRARG; encoded by the coding sequence ATGGCCGACAAGAACGAACGCCCCATCAAGGTCGTCGCGGAAAATCGCAAGGCGCGCTTCAACTACGCGATCGAGGATACGGTCGAGGCCGGCATTGCGCTGACCGGGACCGAGGTCAAGTCGATCCGCAACGGCAAGAGCACGATCGCGGAATCCTACGCGGATTCGAAGAACGGCGAGATCTGGCTGATCAACGCCACCATTCCCGAATATCTCCAGGGCAACCGCTTCAACCACGAGCCGAAAAGGCCGCGAAAGCTGCTCCTCCACCGCAGGCAGATCAACAAGCTGATCGGCGCGGTGGACCGCGAAGGCATGACGCTGATCCCGCTAAAGCTCTACTTCAACGAGCGCGGTCGCGCGAAGCTTCAGCTCGCGGTCGCCAAGGGCAAGAAGCTGCACGACAAGCGCGAGTCTGAGAAGAAGCGCGACTGGGGCCGGGAGAAGGGCCGGCTGATGCGGGCGAGGGGATGA
- the mscL gene encoding large conductance mechanosensitive channel protein MscL: MGVEEKGMQMLKEFREFAMKGNVVDLAVGVIIGAAFGAIVNSLVGDVIMPIIGAATGGLDFSNYFTPLSSKVTAANLADAKKQGAVLAWGSFLTLTINFIIIAFVLFLVIRAMNKLKRKEETAPAPPKPSAEVELLTEIRDLLKKS; encoded by the coding sequence ATGGGCGTGGAGGAAAAGGGCATGCAGATGCTCAAGGAGTTCCGCGAGTTTGCCATGAAAGGCAACGTCGTGGACCTCGCGGTCGGTGTCATCATCGGTGCGGCCTTCGGCGCCATCGTCAATTCGCTGGTCGGCGACGTGATCATGCCGATCATCGGCGCCGCCACCGGCGGCCTCGACTTCTCGAATTACTTCACGCCGCTTTCGAGCAAGGTCACCGCCGCCAATCTTGCGGACGCGAAAAAGCAGGGTGCCGTATTGGCTTGGGGCAGCTTCCTCACGCTGACGATCAACTTCATCATCATCGCCTTCGTGCTGTTCCTGGTGATCCGTGCCATGAACAAGTTGAAGCGCAAGGAGGAGACGGCGCCTGCTCCGCCGAAGCCCTCAGCCGAGGTCGAGTTGCTGACCGAGATCCGCGATCTCCTCAAGAAGTCTTGA
- the dapA gene encoding 4-hydroxy-tetrahydrodipicolinate synthase codes for MAAKTKFRGSFTALVTPFKNGSLDEGAFRSLVNWQIAEGTHGLVPVGTTGESPTLSHDEHKKVVEWCIGEAKGRVPVIAGAGSNSTKEAVELAQHAEKAGANAVLVVTPYYNKPTQEGLYQHFKAINDAIGIPIIIYNIPPRSVIDMSVDTMKRLWDLKNIAGVKDATASMVRVSQQRAAMGEDFNQLSGEDATVLGYMAHGGHGCISVTSNVAPRLCSEFHTAWQKGDHATALKLHDKLMPLHNNLFIESNPAPVKYALSLLGKLDETLRLPMVPVSEGTRAAVRSAMVHAGLIN; via the coding sequence ATGGCAGCCAAGACGAAGTTCCGGGGGTCATTCACCGCCTTGGTCACGCCGTTCAAAAACGGCTCGCTGGACGAGGGCGCGTTCCGCTCACTGGTCAACTGGCAGATCGCCGAAGGCACCCACGGTCTGGTTCCGGTCGGCACCACCGGCGAAAGCCCGACGCTCAGCCATGACGAGCACAAGAAGGTCGTCGAATGGTGCATCGGCGAGGCCAAGGGGCGGGTGCCCGTGATCGCCGGCGCCGGCTCCAACTCCACCAAGGAAGCCGTCGAACTCGCACAACACGCCGAGAAGGCGGGCGCCAACGCCGTTCTGGTGGTGACGCCCTATTATAACAAGCCGACCCAGGAAGGGCTCTACCAGCACTTCAAGGCGATCAACGATGCGATTGGAATTCCGATCATTATCTACAACATCCCGCCGCGCTCGGTGATCGACATGTCGGTCGACACGATGAAGCGGCTGTGGGACCTGAAGAACATCGCGGGCGTCAAGGACGCGACCGCCAGCATGGTGCGGGTGTCGCAGCAGCGCGCCGCGATGGGCGAGGATTTCAACCAGCTATCGGGCGAGGATGCGACCGTGCTCGGCTACATGGCGCATGGTGGCCATGGCTGCATCTCGGTGACCTCCAACGTTGCGCCGCGACTGTGCTCGGAATTCCACACCGCCTGGCAGAAGGGCGACCACGCAACGGCCTTAAAGTTGCACGACAAGTTGATGCCGCTGCACAACAACCTCTTCATCGAGAGCAATCCGGCGCCGGTCAAATATGCGCTGTCGCTGCTCGGCAAGCTCGACGAGACGCTGCGGCTGCCGATGGTGCCGGTGTCGGAGGGAACGCGCGCGGCGGTGCGCAGCGCCATGGTGCACGCCGGCCTGATCAACTGA